The following are from one region of the Falco biarmicus isolate bFalBia1 chromosome 1, bFalBia1.pri, whole genome shotgun sequence genome:
- the ELAC2 gene encoding zinc phosphodiesterase ELAC protein 2: MWALARVLGLARGRLVAAGAGALARAGAMAEPGAVAEPGASSAARPARRPKDVPRHVWARERRRSAGTGLAGPNSVYVQVVAAGSRDAGAAVYVFSDFNRYLFNCGEGTQRAMQEHKLKISHLDSIFLSRVAWANVGGLPGMILTLKAVGLQRCVFLGPPKLQNYLKAIRLFPGPLKRMDLAVQLHTEPEYKDETMTVYQIPLTGKPLATVSTLPQSPGASTQGGNSPKGDTGPGSPRAAQEGSLEEGKEKGSPKKTGDKEKHASRHLDLVMAFLCKIHPKKGKFLAAKAQEMGLPVGTPAILPIITALKNGERITFEGRELFPEELCTPTDPGPVFIVLECPHEGFVDAVCENETFRRYQEGLPENQVALIIHMTPESVLRDSRYQQWLERFGPGTQHLVLNENCSAVHNPRSYKIQTQLNLIHPEIFPLLTTYQSKEEEAVCSVPIVRGECLLKYHLRPQQEWQRDAVTVCDHEAFVSEALDLPDFQTRVKECKESLSAVPGNVGAYPEIVFLGTGSAIPMKIRNVSSTLVNTSPTRSLLLDCGEGTFGQLCRHYGEQVDQVLCNIVAVFVSHMHTDHHSGLVNILMERRRAFAALGQAFSPLFLVAPEQIMPWLHEYHNHCEKILGDIKMIASRSLVKGCENIKPKAKWFVSSLLESYDLAEFQTCEVQHCKNAFACSMIHKSGWKVVYSGDTMPCMALVQMGKNATLLIHEATLEDGMEKEAIEKTHSTTSQAIQTGMKMNAEFIMLNHFSQRYAKIPLFSEDFSEKVGIAFDHMRVRFGDFPTIPKLIPPLKALFADDIVEMEERKEKREMRLLKEAAIVLDKLAGGENKEALCQKRKQAKNHQELPNKKLKTVN, translated from the exons ATGTGGGCTCTGGCGCGTGTGCTCGGCCTGGCGCGGGGGCGGCTGGTGGCGGCCGGTGCCGGGGCCCTGGCCCGGGCCGGGGCCATGGCGGAGCCCGGGGCCGTGGCGGAGCCCGGGGCCTCCTCAGCGGCGCGGCCGGCGCGGCGGCCCAAGGACGTTCCGAGGCACGTGTGGGCCCGCGAGCGGCGGCGCAGTGCGGGCACGGGCCTGGCGGGGCCCAACTCCGTCTACGTGCAGGTGGTGGCGGCCGGGAGCCGCGACGCCGGCGCCGCCGTTTACGTCTTCTCTGACTTCAACCG GTATCTCTTCAACTGCGGCGAGGGCACGCAGCGGGCCATGCAGGAGCACAA GCTGAAGATCTCCCATCTGGACAGCATCTTCCTCAGCCGAGTGGCCTGGGCTAACGTCGGTGGGCTGCCAG GTATGATTCTCACCTTAAAGGCAGTGGGGCTTCAAAGATGTGTTTTCCTAGGGCCACCAAAGCTG caaaACTACTTGAAAGCCATTCGACTCTTTCCTGGGCCCCTAAAAAGGATGGATTTAG CTGTGCAATTGCACACAGAGCCTGAGTATAAGGATGAGACGATGACAGTCTACCAAATACCTCTTACAG GAAAACCACTAGCTACTGTAAGTACATTGCCTCAGAGTCCTGGAGCATCAACCCAAGGTGGAAATAGCCCTAAAGGGGACACAGGGCCTGGATCTCCAAGAGCTGCACAGGAAGGAAGCTTGGAGGAAGGCAAGGAAAAAGGAAGCCCAAAGAAAACag GTGACAAAGAGAAGCATGCAAGCAGGCATCTTGACCTGGTGATGGCTTTCCTTTGTAAA ATTCACCCAAAGAAGGGAAAATTCCTAGCAGCTAAAGCCCAAGAGATGGGCCTGCCAGT CGGAACTCCAGCCATTCTTCCCATAATTACAGCCCTCAAAAATGGGGAGAGAATCACTTTTGAAGGCAGAGAG CTCTTTCCTGAAGAACTGTGCACCCCTACTGATCCTGGCCCAGTGTTCATTGTGCTGGAGTGTCCTCACGAGGGCTTTGTGGATGCAGTCTGTGAAAACGAGACCTTCCGAAG GTACCAGGAGGGACTCCCTGAGAACCAGGTGGCCTTGATTATTCACATGACTCCAGAGTCAGTGCTTCGAGACAGCCGCTACCAGCAATGGCTGGAAAG ATTTGGGCCTGGAACTCAGCACTTGGTGCTCAATGAAAACTGCTCTGCGGTGCACAACCCACGCAGCTACAAGATCCAAACTCAGCTGAACCTCATCCACCCAGAGATCTTCCCTCTGCTCACCACCTACCAGAGCAAG GAAGAAGAGGCTGTGTGTAGCGTGCCCATTGTGCGAGGAGAGTGCCTCTTGAAATACCACTTGAGACCACAACAGGAGTGGCAGAG agatgctgtgaCTGTCTGTGATCACGAAGCATTTGTTAGTGAAGCCTTGGATCTCCCTGACTTCCAGACTCGTGTAAAGGAGTGCAAAGAGAGCCTGTCTGCTGTACCAG GAAATGTGGGTGCTTATCCTGAAATTGTGTTCTTGGGAACAGGATCTGCCATTCCAATGAAAATTCGAAATGTCAGTTCCACGCTAGTGAATACCAG CCCTACCCGATCTCTGCTCTTGGACTGTGGAGAAGGAACGTTTGGACAGCTCTGTCGTCATTATGGAGAGCAAGTTGACCAAGTGCTGTGTAACATAGTAGCTGTGTTCGTGTCTCACATGCATACCGATCATCATTCG GGGTTAGTGAACATCCTGATGGAGAGGCGGAGAGCTTTT gCAGCCCTTGGTCAGGCTTTCAGCCCCCTGTTTCTGGTAGCACCTGAACAGATCATGCCATGGCTACACGAGTATCACAACCACTGTGAAAAGATTCTCGGAGACATCAA GATGATTGCTTCCCGGTCTCTTGTGAAAGGCTGCGAGAACATCAAACCTAAAGCCAAATGGTTTGTTAGCTCTTTGTTAGAGAGCTATGACTTGGCTGAG TTTCAGACTTGTGAAGTCCAGCactgtaaaaatgcttttgcatgtTCAATGATCCACAAATCTGGCTGGAAAGTAGTCTATTCTGGTGACACAATGCCCTGCATGGCCTTAGTACAAATGG GTAAAAACGCTACCCTGCTGATCCATGAAGCAACATTAGAAGACGGCATGGAAAAAGAAGCTATAGAGAAGACACACAG CACAACCTCCCAGGCGATCCAGACTGGGATGAAGATGAACGCAGAGTTCATCATGCTCAATCACTTCAGTCAGAGATATGCCAAGATCCCACTGTTCAGTGAAGACTTCAGTGAGAAGGTTGGAATTGCATTTGATCACATGAGG GTACGTTTTGGTGACTTTCCAACCATCCCGAAGCTGATCCCACCTCTGAAGGCtttgtttgcagatgacatAGTGGAAATGGAGGAGCGGAAGGAAAAACGGGAGATGCGGCTGCTAAAGGAGGCTGCTATAGTCCTGGACAAACTGGCTGGTGGTGAGAACAAGGAAGCACTATGCCAGAAACGGAAACAAGCCAAGAACCATCAGGAACTACCGAACAAGAAGCTTAAAACAGTAAACTGA